One Hylaeus volcanicus isolate JK05 chromosome 8, UHH_iyHylVolc1.0_haploid, whole genome shotgun sequence genomic window, CCCTCTTGGTTATATATCTGTTCGACCGTGTTCCCAATCGGTTCTCTCCGTCGAGCGCGTCCGTGAATGCTACAAACGAATCTAAGTCGGACCACGTCGAGGCTTCATTTGAAACGTGTCCGAAACGTCACGCTAGGCATTCGCTAATCGAGGAGAACGTCCCCCGGCCGCACGGGGAGCCGATCTCTCTCTCTAAATTGCTTCTAATATCTTTTCATGGAACACCTCGGCTGTTTCAACGGCGGAACTCGCGTGGAAGTCGCTCTCTCGACGTAGATCGGTCAAACGGACTCCGAATTGCcgcgacggcgacggcgacgccgacgccaaCGCGACGATGCCCCGTGTTCTCTCGGTCGGTCGCTTCGCTCGACTCGAACCGAATTTCATTCGGACAGAAGAAGCGACGCGCCGACGCATTAGGGACAGCCGCACTCGTCGACCACCATCTTCGGCAGATCCCTTTTGATTATGTTGGAATCAGGACCGTAATAAATCAACGACATCGGCGAGAACTTGAGGGGAGCGCAGCACGGCTGCATACCGGCCAGTCGGTCCATCTTCCGGTACTCCTCGATCACGTGGGTGTAGTAATTGAGGAACGTGTCCGGTGTCCTGTGACCGGCCGCACAGTCCCCCCTGCAGTAGTTGGCGTAGTACCTGCGAATCATTTATCAGGCTAAGTAAGGATTAGTAAAGATGAGAAATGGGGGAATGATTTCAAGCAAtgggtttcattttaaaaagtttctgaAGGAAATATATCTCTTCTTGTCATTAACCACTTAGCTTAGAATGTCGTGTCAGAAATGTGGTAAGTCGACCGGCCTAAACATAAATGATACTTAAAAGCGAtcgaaacatgaaaatataattagaaaagCCCCAATTGCTACAAatgtcaatttaaatttacacacTCGGTgtgaaatgttaaataaaaaagaaaccacaTGCTTATAGTCACATTTCCAGATCGacttgaaatacattttaaacgtaaaataaaaggattcAGGATGAAGGAAATTTTACACATCGCAGTCCCCGTGCGCGAGTAAGCCCCCAGGGATGATTCTGTTTGCAATAATTGCTTGTAAGTTAAGCTGAGGGTTTAGGGCCATTGCACTTGTAAGCGACACTCTGATTTCACGGGATACCATACGAGTGACTTACAGATGCCGGGGCGAGGGGTCTCcgcgtaaataaagtattgtCGCGTGCTACCGTCTAACGTTCCTCTTTCTGCTCGTCTACACGGTACCTGGATAATATTACTGTCGCGATTATCGACTCCGGCTATCGACCGATACCTCCAATACATTAGCAGTCAAATAACCCCACGCGACAAAGTATTTAGTCCTGAGCCTGAGTACGCTTCCATCTAGGGGAAATGATATAGCTTAATTTTTTCCCTGAAATTGCTAGAGGGAGTCGTACCTAACCATTTTTACTCAAGGTTGGTAGTTTGCGGCGTGATAGAATCGTCCTCAAATGACGTAATAGAATATTTCAGGGTGGAAATAATGATCGACGATAGTAGATGTCAGCTTTTATGtagatttatattaaaatagagtATGGAGCAATACTTCATTTACCGAGCCTTGTGATTTTTTCTAACACATCACGTAACCAAGAGGACTGTAAAAAGTCAACATAATAAAGTTATCCAAATAATTCTATCCAGTATGTCTAACATGTACCAAGACTAGAGATGGAAGAATATTATATGACTAATTTTCTTCCCATTTTTCACTATAACACGGCTAGTACAAGTCGTCTCACATCTATCGACGTCACTGCACGTCTATACAGTGGCCTGTcacttgattaaaaattaacgagtaCAACGTCCTTTCACAACTTGGGGAGAAAAATGTAGGAAAgcaaaattctgtaaaaaatcAGGTAAGTTAATATAACGCATCAACTAATAACACTCAGGCTCTGAATCAAATCTTCTCAAACTAATTTAATAGCATCGATTACGTTTATCTAATCCCTATTAAACGATCACGTCAGGCGACACCGATTAACTCCGCGCATTACGATGTCTATGTAACTGTTATCCTTACCCCTGAGGAGCGATTATCCAGTCGTCCCAACCTAGTTGAGAGAAGTTCACGTAGAACCTCTGCTTGCAACACTGGCCCTTTATCGCTCCGCTGCATTCGACCGCCCGTCTCCTAACCCGTTTTACGGACGCTGGATCCGTTCGAACGACTAGAAAAGGTCTGTCAGGATCTTGAGCACCTGAAACATCGTTTACGAGTCCAGACCAGATCGACATTGCGGTTCCTCTACCCTTTTAAATGCGATACCTCTAATTTCGCTagacttaaccctttgcgctcgaaaGAAACCAGCAATAACGATTGTTGAGCTTTAATTCCTTTGGAACTCCAAGTGTCGATAAAGTGATTGTCGATTAgataaaggtgacctgattttcaaatctcaaattagagatctcgtAATCGTAGACGTAAATCTAAgattagcattcgtggcaataaaaTGCCAaggaagcatctcgagttacTGGTAGATAGCAGAAAAAAAAGTcctcgagtacaaagggttaataagtCCATCcatctataaaaatgtataacaaGAGTGTTCAGGTGTACCTTTTGCGTTCAAGGACGACTCGATCACATGAGGGGAGTGCTCGTCGAAAGTCGACACGAAGACTCGCGAACCGCATCCTGTACAGTCAACCAACAACGTCAACTTGTCCCTGGCAAAGTCCCTATTCGCCGTGTACCAACTGCTCACGACTCTGGTCACGTCGAATTTCAGCCAGCCCAGTTGTCCGATGTTCACACCTAGGGAGGTTACCATCTCCAGATGTTGACCGAGCTCCTGCCAAACCACATATTTCCAGTTTAAATTCCGTTAGAACGAACGAAAGGTTGCTcgacgaatatatttttctacgagGTGCCTATTCGAAGCTTCCCGATCGGCTGAAACCCGACAACCGTAGCTGGTAATATTGGACAAATTATTGCTAAGGAGGCTTAAGATTGCCGTACGTTTTAACGcgattaaattagaaatagaaatcgGACCGAAGTGCGAAAGTCTCGTTTCTTTTGACGCCGAGAACGTgacacaaaaattgattttttaacgagttatATAGTACTTAGAAGTTGGAGCAGCGATATATCTTCGCTACCTCGACACAAAACAAAGTCCCCCTAACTCTAAGAGGGGCTAGCAGACTATCAACCGCTGACATTTCATCCACTCCTAACAGCAATAATAGCGCAGCCCTACGAAATCCCCGGCCAGACGAGATTACCTTTCCACGCAGATGCGTCGTGTTGCCGCATCGCACCCTGAATACCCAGAGGGTAATGTTTCTTTGGTTCGTTTGACCCTGACGATGGCGTTGATAATGATGAGCGTGCTTGAACTCGACACGCGCCCATAGGGTCGCCCTCTTGATCCTCAGAGGTTCCAGCGCCGGTTCCCCGCTGGACATTGGAAACTCCAGCAACGGTTGCCCGTTCAACGTTCGTCCTGCGAACAAAAGAGAGGATGACGATCGCTCGATCAAAAGGTAAACGTCGCGTAAATCGCGCGTCAACCTCGCTCTGGCTTTCGGTTTTCTGAACCACGGTGGCAAACGGGGGTAGCGAGGGCGGAAgttatcgattttttgaatGCATTCCGCAAACCGCTCCGAACCCCCTTCCCTCGCTGGGTCGTCGATAAACCTATCACGATCGTAACTTCTGTTCGCGAATTTCGAGCTGTGGACGGGCTACTTCAGAACACCCTGCGTTACTTGGATTTCCGTAAATTTGCAACTCCCTCGGAGAAGAACGTCGCCGTTTTCCCTTCTGTTTGACAACGTCTCAAACTCGAGGCGACGGCGACGCGGATCTATTCGCGGTTATTACCAATAACCAGGGAGCTGTGGGGGCGAACGATCTCAGCGAAAAATCGGTAAGAGGGAAGTTCTGGGAAGCAAAGCATTTTAATTTACGAATAGctcgagaaagaagaaaaaaaaagggaggcAAGATTCGCGGAGCGGACAGCGACTGTAGCGGTCAGAGGGTGGATTTTTCTGTAGGCGAGTCGTTCTTTTTGCTCCCCATGCGCCCTCTCCGCAACTCCCGTCGTCGCGGAACGTAGTACATACAAACCGCTCGACGGAGTGCACACCACGCCGAAAGAGGGAGAAGGAGTGATACCGGTGTAATGCACCGAGCGCCGCATACCGTGTGCGTGTGCATGTACGTGTGTGTACGTAAAAGCCGCGCGCACGCTCACAGCCGAGCCACGATGAAATACAACACGCAAGAGAACCGTCGACGTCGTTCGTGTACAAGCGTAACAAGAGATACATCGTGGCTATCGAGCAGCGGTAAGGGTGTATACGTGGGAGCAGGTTCGCCGCGCGCGGATCTATCCGCGAATGTCTCCGACGTTTGTGTGCGCGCGTAGAGTGAAAGCAGGGCGGCTTCATCCCTTAACGGTTTGGTGAGTCACGGACCGGGAGTCGTTGGAGGGGCGGGGATAAGCATGGGGTGTCTGCCGCCCGTCTGCCTTCCGCCTTCCATCCCCGCTCGCCCTCTTCTCCTTTGCTTTTCTCCAACTACCTCCCCCACCCACCTACACTCCCTTCTCGCTCCTCTGCCCTTCCCTACTCTTGTGCAGCCAGCCTGCAAGCACCACCGACACCGACACCGACACCGACACCGACACCGCCTGAAGCTCCCCTGCGAGAGCCAACGACGCCCACCAACCCCCCCGCGCTCGGTGGCGCGCGCGCTCGACGCGGCCGCCGCGACGCCAGCCGCGGAGATATTCAACCTACCGGCCTCCCGACTACGCGCTTAACCTTTTAAGTGCGGACCGACCGATATACACTACCGCTCAAAAGTCTCGGATCGGCTAACTAACTTGGACGATGTCACGCATTGCGCACGATTCGACGGAAACCTCCAACCTCTTTCCTCGCCAGCTGTTATTAGCTCgctgcaaattttcaaacccCGTGGCTGCTTCCTTTTCAAAGTTTAATCGCGTCGATGCGAGCTCGTATTCTTCCAATCTTCTATCGAgggtttttcttttatcgattGTGTAAGATACTGTTTATTGGTATGTTTGGAAGTTTGTATGGGGTTTAGGATGTTAGGTATTGGGTACTGgtacgatttttaattaactccTGTAACAAAGGTTGAATACCAAACGcgttgcaaaaaaaaagacaaatcAATCCTCGTGGTATGTACCGCGACAGTGACTAGTCAAACATTGTAGTCTGACTTGGAAAGCTCTACTAATCTCTCTAATGGTaacgaattattattgttaaagcaaataaaaggaaaataatgcTTTAAAGTTCCTAAAACTTTGGAAAAATCCTGGCGCTCCcagaaagaataattaaacctTGACATGAGCCCTAAATATCGCAAGATCAACAATTGATCTAATTTGAAGcataaattagaaatgataAGAACACGAGAATGTTGTCTTGACACCAAGAAGAAAAGATGGAGAGAATTCTCCAACTAAATTTCGTAGAGATTATAATGGAAAGAAGGACAAGGGTTGTTACATAGCATGGTTTGGCTACCGCGATCGCACGATCTCGACCCGATTGCTTTCTCGTCGTACGCAGACAGAAATCGTCGTTGGTCGCTGCTCCAAGATTATTGGAATAGCACGTTCCCCGGGAAGTTGCGCGAGCCGCGTAGCAGAAATGCCAAAACTTTGTAGAGTCGTCGTTGGAGGAACAGGAGGTTGATGTTTCGACGAGATTGCGGGTAAGATACGAATTTGTTGCGAGAAACGATTCCCAGACTTTTGAGAGGTAGTGTATTCTCGGTTCCTCTCCTCCCTATTCTGTCCACCTAACAACCCTCTACTCACACTCCCTCCTCCCCAGCCCCTCTACTCTTCACACCTCGTTCGCCGTTCTCGCTCTTCAAAGTCGCGAACAAGTGCACCGTCTCGCGTTCCCTCTCGTTATTGCGTGACGTAGGACTTTATCTCGTTGTTACAAGCTGTCAGAGTTGGCCCTATCTCGAACATCGTAGCGAAACACCTAGATCATCCTAGAGTCACGGATTATTCCTCGTCATCCACGAATCTAGCTTAACCCTTTCAGCTCTCAattttaaagagaattttttttgttaatattccaTTACGTTTATCGTGTCTACTATTATGTCAAAAATCATCGGCATCccacaattatttataatgcgaaacaaaaattcataacaaaattcttttattctttctcaCGTATGATAATAGTCACTCGAGTGtctattttcttcctcgattCGCATACAACATTCTCGTCCCACTCAAGCCAACCATCCGGAAAAAGTGCACTGTCAAACGTGACGCACGAAGCTGAGAAAAGGGTTAAAGAGAATTAAGTTGGGTGTTCCGGTTGGTTTTCGCGGCAGCGTGATCGATACGCGATCGTCCATCACGTGCAGCGACGAGCGAGATTTTGGCTCACGGATCAGGGAGAGTTGCCACCAGACTACTCGGGAGACGTGGTCGTTTCTCGGGCTCCTTGTTTCAATAAGACCGTCGCGTTACAGCCGGGGATTATAAGTAACCGAATTACGGCAAAATAACGAGCTCGAGGAGTTTGCTCGAAAAACGACACGGCAtcgtttccttccttcctGTCTGGTCGATGCCTTCGATCGTCGGAACTGCAATTGCGATCGCGGAACGTGTTCAACGAATTTTCCGACAGGGAAACGTCGACAAGAGCACCACggcgttgtcgtcgtcgtcgtcgtcgtcgtcgtctttcCAAATATTCTATCGCAGAAGAGAAACACAACGATAGCTGGGGCGAAAGgagagtataaaaaaaaggaatatacGCGATCGTGCACGCAGCGTTTCCgcaattttcgtttttgcTGACTCGTGCTTGATGCTTCCGAGCGGACTCCGCTGAACCAGAGCTCACGTTCCATGGAGGCGCTCTTTGTTACTCGGAAAACTGTAATTCTTTCGTTACAGGGTccaagaagaaagaaaatcacCCCACGGTGATGGCGACTTTGGCTCCGAATAAAATcgtgaataaaatgttatcttGTTCTGGTGGATAGAGGAACCTGGACGATGGAATCTGAGGAAAAGGGAAGGGTTGTTTAGCCCTTTCATGGGCCAGTAAGACACGCCCTTTCTTGACATTTCCTTGACATTTCTCCGACATGTTGGACGACTCGAAGTGTTTGTTCTCTACTTGCAtagttttacttttatttttatttttcgtgaGAATTTGTCAAATGATCaaatttcgaagaaacaaGAATCAATTATGAATAAGCATCCAGCATACATGCGGCGATAGtcgaattaacgaaaaattcttACAAGAAGCGTTATAGTCGCGAAAGTTTTAACGAATCAGCAGGAACGAGTAGTACGAGCAGAGAAATAGCGCGACCAGAGTGTAAGCAGCAGTAAATATTAAGCATTGTGGATCTATCGGTCGCGAGGAGACGGCGCAAGCACCGTCTGTCGCTGCAGATTTAGACGGCCGATACGAAATAGCTTCGGGAAGAGCTACCCTCGATTCGATACTCTCGAGAACGTAATCGTAAAAAAACACGATCGATGGGACATTAATGCCGCACGGTTATGTCGTTCCACATGGCAAATTCTGGAATAACTGTAACACAAGCGACGCTCGTATCGCACACACGGTGAATCCATCTTCTTGCGCCAAACATTCATtccccccgccccccccccctcagGTTACGAGCAACCTTTTGTATTAATTCGACTCCACATACGATGTTTATACGGCGAAACTCGATATACTTATTTTTAGAGCTAAAGTTATAGTTCTTCTTAAAATTTACCTCTATAACGAGCCACGTGCAGGATTGTTTTTAACACGTATACgtgtaaataaatcaaatttgcCCTAGCCTTTTAAGTACATCCAAACGTTGCTAGGTATTGATTGACAGAAAATGTACGGAGTTTTTCCTCACCTTCAATGGTGGACAGACTGCATAAAAACAATGTACGGTATTTATGTACAAGTACAATTCGAGTATCGCTAGTGAATATTTAACTGGACTTATTTCGACTCTGTGTATTCGCGCGGGGCATCCGACTCGAGATGTCGTCGCGAGAACGTGGAAGCGTCATTTACGACATCGtggaattcgtttaaattgcgGTAGTTGGGTCGGAACATTTGCTCCTTCGATCCGGATGTTGCCGTGGTTAGCGTGGAGCCTGGATATACCTCTGTAGGGAAATGTGCcctaaatttcttttctgatATCGTGAGGGGAGATATCGTACCGTATACGTTCCATATACGCGTCGCCGCGAGCAAGACAACGTTCTCACCCCCTTTCGACGCGTCGAGACGCTTCGGGAATTTATGTACTTATTAGGGGGAGACCGTGGTCAATTGTAACATGTAGCTGATAGTCCG contains:
- the LOC128880750 gene encoding inhibin beta chain; this encodes MHQVPYRAGLTSIAGRNERLWEKAANCRATPLDPPSIESSRSSRDQRSHLASSSRIVSTCRGTSLAPSNVLLIGLVLCCLTLSPVQPRQNHHQTCPGCPHQQQQHQHIHETHRGGGSKDTVAPSPDDLRLEAIKHQILTKLGLRTRPDVNRTLATVPRHLALETLYRAEAQSSRYPERSRNDHETEYSAEFLYGGDEYSYRNLDQQTETAMEDNERMDYGNHEGQEVHEEMDDFYARTSEIITFAEPGRTLNGQPLLEFPMSSGEPALEPLRIKRATLWARVEFKHAHHYQRHRQGQTNQRNITLWVFRVRCGNTTHLRGKELGQHLEMVTSLGVNIGQLGWLKFDVTRVVSSWYTANRDFARDKLTLLVDCTGCGSRVFVSTFDEHSPHVIESSLNAKGAQDPDRPFLVVRTDPASVKRVRRRAVECSGAIKGQCCKQRFYVNFSQLGWDDWIIAPQGYYANYCRGDCAAGHRTPDTFLNYYTHVIEEYRKMDRLAGMQPCCAPLKFSPMSLIYYGPDSNIIKRDLPKMVVDECGCP